One Lytechinus pictus isolate F3 Inbred chromosome 11, Lp3.0, whole genome shotgun sequence genomic window, agtatgacttagagtcacacTGAAGTGTcaacgcgtacatgatatgcaacgcgcaatcttattgattgatACATAGTAGTgagcgtcctcttggcatgatttgaccaatgcagtcatgcatttcataccaaacgcaactaggcatttaagtgcgactcaagtcatacttaaatttttgtgaaacacctcccaGGTTACTTTGTAGATTTTGTTTATACAACTGATTCTGCCTAAGATGATTGATCGATTGAATAAAGTTTGACTAAAGTCTGAATATTAATCTATAGTTAtgtacaatacaaaaaaaaacccactaaGTTTGACTAGCAGAAATCCAAGAGttcattttaaaggtcaagtccaccacagaaaaatgttgatttgagtaaacagagaaaaatcaaactagaataacgctgaaagtttcatcaaaatcggatgtaaaataagaaagttatgaaattttaaagtttcgcttatttttcacaaaacggtgatatgcacaactcagtgacatgcaaatgagacagtcgatgatgtccctcactatttcttgttttttattgttttaatcatacaatttcattttttagaaatttggcaatagggaccaacttgactgaactatatagtattaaacaatgctaattccacatgatcagggaggaattaattgttgtttcacttgacaatgaggagaaaatttgaatatatcatatttcatataataaaatacaaaagaaatagtgagtggatgacgtcatcagtctcctcatttgcataccgaccaggatgtgcatataactgttatgttaaattaagcgaaaatttaaaatgtaataactttcttattttacatccgattttgatgaaattttcagtattatgcttgttggatttttctctttttattcaaatttaactttttgttagggtggaattgtcctttaatagaattaaaaaaaatataataacctACTTGCTGATGATGACTCTGGAGAGTTCCAACATCTCCCAGGCTAATTGGAAGTTTGAGATGTCATCTCCATCTTCTttctacaaaacaaaaaaaaatgttaactttTGCTTACTGctgataaaaatagaaatcaaatcaatcattcaatgaaGAGCATTCCAGATATTGGAAATATAACAGTTCTGGGCAAGTATAGGCCCGAGTTCAACTTACCTATACCTTATGTAGTCCATTTTCCACTCCTTGTGAGTATTTCAGACACTTCATGGCAATCTTAATATCTTTAGTGATTTGCATTTGCCTTTACAGAGCTCTACCCTTTGCAAATACAACTCACTGGATCATGATTCAACTGCATCAATTAAGCCAGgtttttatcttttattattCCTAAAGGAATACTTCAGAAAGGCAACATGGAGACCACAAAGCCGAGTCAACTATGTTTACTTTTATACAGCTCCCCGATTATGACGGTTCCTGTTGACTAAATTAACTCAAAAAGCTTGACATTACTGAgccatattgatatttttagaaTTCAATTTACAATCTTACATTTATACATGAATGGGTTATTTTTTACTATTACTTTTGCTACTGTATTGtgtttatttctccctgaaatgaataataataataatgaacatGTATCATACAGGGCTTGAATAACAAATTCATAGGGGcaaggcctttttttttaaaggggcaCTTACAGGGTCGGAAGGCAGAGCTCACTTTAGGAAGCATCTAAggccagcaaaaaaaaaaaggatcaatAGTACCGCATTGTATTGAAGTTATTATTGTTAGTTTTTCACTGCATCCATGGATCTGCCCCAGAATGTAATGTTAATTTGTTGATGCCATACAATCCTCCTCGACGTTTACGATCTTCCGATTCAAAATTGCTTACAGTTCCTAAATCCAAGAAATCATGGGGGATCGGTCATTTGCACATGCTGGGCCATCCTTGTGGAATCAGTTGCCATATTCCATTCGTAGTATTTCAAATAtcgataatttcaaaattactctaaaaacccatttgtttaaaattgcctTCCAGTAGTTTCCTTTCATTGTCATGACTGTCATTCTTTTATCTTTGTCACTTCCTGTACCGtgtaatttttctcttatttccttttcgcagcgccttgagcacataatcaatgtggatttggcgcttaagaaatactctattattatttattattattactttccaTTGGGATACATGACCTGGATAACCATTGGGAACAATGGACACAGGCCAAAAGGGGAACTTATTTTGGCCTACAAATATTTGGAATGGCATCAAAGCCATTTCTGAGGGCATcagtagggacagtgattttccgcgatcgcggaaaacggacggaattcacggaaagggccttttgaaacggaaagtggcatttcaaacggaaaatcacggaaaacgtattttccctcaaaatacacagaatagcaacagaaattactccaaaatcacaacaaaatgagaatattaaatggccacaaaaccccataAAACACGATCTctcttcgctactatcatgacaattcacacatcgtgactgcactcgacatcagcacactcgattgtaccccgcacccgTCCCGTACCCGGcgcggccggccgggttgggcttcatgcacacatatcgttcaactacacggtcgtgtgttgctgccctctacgtttgaagatgtaacagcacgatatcgtggtcttaaaatccaagatggcggattggcaaaagccgttgactgatgataacgatgtccaaaaaaccccaaaattatcgatgaaatatcattttaccatgaaataatgctaataatgtgaaaggtgaggatgtatgcatgctaaatgggtttgtaaaaatattttatgcacccgcatagatccgattagaacggattctattgtgttgttggtacagtagcagatacaaattttgaccagtgcgattcaatgtgtaaacggaattgtcacttttccgtgtgtacaaagtctatggggaaacggaatttccgttttctgacatgctgaaacagaatttgagattttctgaaacggaaaaggcaatttttttaaacggaaaatcactgtccctacatcaGAAGCCACGGTCTTGGATTAAGTTTAGCCCTGGCCATTgccaaaatcaaaataatccCAGGCCATCACTGCCAGATTGATTAACATCAATACCTATCATTGGgcttgaaagattttttttctggtgctCTTTTAATCACGTCCCCATTCAGGCTGTAATAAAGAAATGTGTCCTATACTGAATTATAGGTTGGATTATTTATGTATTAACTACCACAGGTTGTTATATTTCCAAGAtatttaggcctgtattctgaattatggggagccaaaaatttgaaaattgtatatttcatatgtttactattttgtttccttttgcttttataatgaaaaaataataattcaaaattcttcagttatcatttccagacaattatgaacaatttgagatgtcaaatgagttaataaattggatctgtactgttagggatttgtgccctgattggctctccatagttaaaccacaactttaaaccaagGTTTAATTTATACTCAAGTTCATAATACTAGCCTAAGAATTTCATTTCTGAGGAATTACCAGTATATATCCTGACTCACCTGTTCACCATCTGCAGAGGGTCCAGCAGCTTCctcatcttcgtcatcatctGTAGCATGAAAAATAGTAGTTTGTGTCCTGTTACTAAATACGTACGACTACAATAGCTTCTTAATTCCATTACAAGAAGTGTATGGAACATGGGGCTATGAGAAATTGTGAAAGGTTCCActaaatgtcaaaattcaattaatttttttttcaagtttaggTATCCATTTTTCttgataaaacataaaataaacatgacaaGTATGCCTGCGAATTGAAGATTTAAGAGTAAGCatttaaaataaacagatacatgtataggtgTAAAAAAAAGTTGGTAATAGACATTTTTCTGAAATCAACATTCGTAAAAATCAATcatctttaaaaattcattttacACACAAAATGTAACATATTCATACTCAAGACATTGagataaaacacatttttactACTTTAAAATTACCGTAGttattattctttttcaaataatataacataatgtaTGAAAACTAAGCAGAAAGATGAAATGAACATGACACAAGCTTCACAAATATCACAGGTTCACAAATGCACTATTTGATAAGAAAGATTATTAATATCAAAGTAATGGATAttgtaatttctttcattttaagtaCTACCATAGGTACAGTGACACTGGAAATTACAAAGCATTCAATGGCTTGGAGATACAAACCATTGTTAACCCTGAAATATATTGCGAATGGGGAGGAGGGCAGGTTGTAGGTGAGTGATGACCCCAAAATTAGATGGCATTaatgatctttcttttttttaatcgatCGAGTTTCGGATTTTCATAGAAGTCTGATGAAATGGGTTAGTTTGCAGTGAAAACCAGACAAAGAAATTTGGCTTTAAATAAAGACATTCCTATTATTCTTCAAAGAAAGTGACACAAGATGGCCAAAGCACTGAAAACAAAAAGCAAAGCTATTTCATGCAGAAAAGGGGATGCTTAAATGCACatccaacaaaataatcattaaaatttacctttgaacaaaaacaataaacacCACCATGAGAGATTCAAAATTCTGATTTCTGTTAATCAGGCTAGACAAAAATTGTATGTATactaaaataattcaatatttcacAAGCATGCAAATAAAACTAATTCACAAGTTCACAGGTTACATAATTCAAATCCAAACAAAGCAGATTTCAAGATTTAGAAtgcatttattttgatgttaGAGGTGAATTACATAACTTGACACAGACACTTATTTAAACTCATGAAAATACTTTGATACCTTTAGTTTTACTTTTGGCTTCATCTTCTTTCTTCTCTGCCATTGAAGTATCATCCTTATCTACTTTTTCAGCATCTTTCTTTTCAGTCTCCatcttgtcagatttttctttatccttcttttctttattttgctttaattcttttttctttgcatCTTGATCTTCAACTTCCATTTCTACATCTTTCTTGTCATCCTTCTTTTCTCCAACTACCTTCTCTTgatctttcttctcttcttctttcttctcgtctttctccttctttgcagcttctttcttttcatccttcttttcttctttttcatcctTTTCTTCAACTACCTTCTCTTGATCTTTCTTCtccccttcctcttctttctttttgtctttctcctTTGTAGCTTCTTCTTTCTTGTTATCCCCACCCTCTTCCATCTTTTCATcttcttccccctccccttcctttTCCTTATCTTCCTTCTCCGATTCTTCACTTTCAATATTAGCCTCCAGGGCATCTTTAACTTGCTGTATCACTTCTTCTCGTTCTTTGGCTGAAGGAGAGATAATTTAAGTGTTTGGACAATGGAAAAGTTATTTTGGAATTGTGCTTAATGATCATACCTTCTAAAATACAATTGCCCTAGAAATTTTGGATTTAGCAGAGAAGATTAGAAGTCTATTGTTTCGGTGCTTAGCTTCAGCATAAAACTTATAGGCCTAAGTACTCAAATTGACAAATGCATTTCTGATTTGAGTTTGTTTCCGTTTCTCAATAGGGGAAAGATGACTGGTTCATTActatttttatcaattatcataTTGACATAAATACCCTTGCATTAATACTGTACTGAAACTGAAAGTAGAAAATTCCCCAAAAGCCACTACCTGTACAGATAGAGTCATGAGGCAATATCAAATTCCGAGATAAAAGATATCTTAAGATGATTAATAACATCGGAAGACAGATGGCAATATACAATAACTCCATTAATGTAGCTAACAGTTATTATTTCTATTAGATAGAAACAAATTTCTGGCTTGCGATCAGTAAATGAGATATACAcgatctataaaaaaaatgtactggATGCATGGTAGAAATTTGAATCTTCAACATCAAACTTCTCCAGCAagccttacatgtacattccatTCAAAGAAATCTTAGCATAACACTCCCAAAGATGTGAAATCAGACAAATTAGTGTTAGATTCTAGAATTGCAtgcttatacctcggtcacatttcccctacggcggccttacagcgagtcgaaaacagcagttttattcatttttattcaaactatctatatgtagctggtacaaaaaaaaggataaacggctgttttcaacttgccgtacggccgccgtagagcaaatgtgactgaggtattaaccACCTAAAAGTGAAACTGCACTCATCAATTCACAAGCCCAGGAGAAAGCAAGAATGTTAACAAAAGCTTGAATGACTTCAAGCAAAGAAAAGATCAAGGTCATGAACTACAGATCTCATCATTCAAAGAAACCAAGAAAATCTTGTATTCAAGCAAAAGAATGTTTGAATGTAGATGTACACTAGACTAGACTATCAAAATTCACAAAGATCCTTTGTAATTGTACCTTGTAACGAGGCATTTCTATGAAGCTGTTTCTATGAATGAACTATTTAGAATCCAGTTTGCATAAATTTACTAGTCACGATACTTGACAAATTCTTTGGATGTAGAGAACAATTGTCCAAGTATGCAAAAATGTTGTTAGTTTGAACCTATTGTTCAGTAGAGTATTTTCTAGTCTAAATGGAAGCAACTGATTGTTTAAATAAAGAAGCAGATGGCTCATAGTTTCAAGAAGCTTTAGCTTGAATTCACAAGTCAATGACACACCCAATAAGCGCTTTAGATTACTGTAATTTAAATTCTTTTAGATTCCTTTTAAATAGACAAAGCAAATGGCATCCTATTCAAATTGGATGATCCAAGACAGTGTAGAATTCAATCATCCCCAGTGAATGACCATTGATAAACTGACCATCTAAATACCAGGGAATGTAATCTATCACCTCCAGCTAATTCTACACTTATCCAAATCTATCTAATCTTGGGTGAATTCTACACATTGCTCTTTTCCTTTCAGTTGCATTTATCCAttactttatttcaaaagaGTGGGTTGATTTTATCTAACATTTTATCTATTTAAATTGTAAAGATTGAATTAATCGGGgcttcttttaaaaatatttttaatgctCCATATATGTACATGCAAGATAGCAAATGAGCTGTCCTTTAtttccaatgaaaaataaacttgaGCCATCCTCTATAAAGATATACCAATAACCATTTTACCTTCTAGCTGGTCTGCACTTTCTACCCTACTTCCAGTGCAACTTTgctttccttctccttcttcgtcGGAATCTGCCGAGTCGGCTGAATCATCTGGGACCCCCTGCAGAGCGTTGCCAAGTACACCATTCTCCATGCTCGCTAGTTCAAGAAGGGAGCATCCATATTGATAGTACGCATCCCCACACTCCTCCGCAGTCTCGCCATATTTAGATGACCTGCAATTTAAATGTGCAAGATATATACACGATTGAATTAATGGATTCTGAAATCTTCATTTTCCATAGATTCGATGACGGACCACCCAGTTTCAGTACACAATGGGATATAAATGTAGTTACATTTATCTACTAAAAAGAATAACACTTTCACTCTGTAATGTTAGAATTAATGTAATCAAATTGATTTAGTATAAAATAATAAGGGTAGGTCTGCAAGAAATGGAGTAAAGACTAAAATCATTAGATTAATTGAATACTAGGATTCTATCACAGACCTCTAAAATAACACAACTCTTGAATTTCAAAGGAATATTTTCcttcatattttgatttgtgtGCATTCTGCAACCTTTGAATTCAGTAATCAAAGTATTTTCTCAATCCAAGGGAATTGTTCTTTTTAAGTAGACCAGCTATAAGGCTTGGAATAATGTACATGaccaatcaataaaaattacttgtttcctaaaaaaaaatcattaaatgtagaTCTATAGATGTAAAACTGAAAGAAGGTGACAATTTTGGACAGACAAAAAAGGTCAGTTTGTCTCATGTTAATATGCTTAATAGATAATGATGATCTTTCagataaaataagaaataaaccatgtttttttaattgattttttttttttggggggggggatctacTGAAATAAGATAAATCGTACAGCAGTTCACAAGCTTCTTGGAAACACTGGACAGCAGCTGGAGGGTCACCAACCACAAGATTCCTCTTCCCCTGGCCCATCAATTCTAAGGCTTCAGCATCAACGTCTTCAGGGctgaaatgagaaaaataatgtaataggtCACTCATCATACAGAATTCAATTGACAAATgaaatctgaatatcaaatatcACTCCAAGCATCAATCCAAACAAACGACAAGAAACCAAAGTCCAATTTGGCTACTTCATCATTTTGTCACTCAcatgtattgcgaggttagtatatgtTCAATAATTTATTAGACCCTACTGATTTGTCATAATTAGTCATTCTATTTGACCTttagaatttaatttttaaataaaattatagaCATGATAAAAGTTTCTTGACTACGAGGCCAAACTTGACCTGTTGATGATTTATAAATGCAAGAGACAGCTAAAAATCTTTAAGTCATCTTTAATAAAATTACTCCAACTTTTAAGCATGCCATTGccaattttgaaaagtaaaaatgcTGCTCAGCTCACCCGGCATCTTCTTGTTCCACCTCTTCGATTTCAGCAGCAGAACTTGATCCAGGTTTGTCTTCTTCCGTCCCAAGCATTTTTGTGTAGTCTAGACTTTGTGTGTGACTGCTCAAGAAAAAATGTTCCCCACTGAACCGTCTTTAACCAGGCTTAGCGTTTCCTAATTGGGATAGAGTGATCTGGTGATTTGAACAAGTTTTCTCAGTTGACTCGACTCTGAACTTTAATTGAAGACTCGAGTTGGAGTTTGTCAAGATGACCACCTGCCGACGATACTGTCATACATTCGAAGAAGCAGAAAGATGTCCCCAGCTTACAGTTACCCCTTCTGTTTTCTTCAGAATCAGGCTTTGACTTTGTCTTTGACAATGACAGGTCTAACTTTACTCTTACTAGCTCACTCACTGTCCAAAGCAAAAGGCTAATTACATGAATTAATAAGCATAAGCTGCATGCAGCTCTCTCTGATACTGAGCGAGTGTATGTGAGTCAGTGACAGAGGCCTAGAAGTGTGTATATGTTTGACTGTCACTACACTGCCAAACTCCTGCCGTGCCTGAGAAAGGATCCGTGAACAGTTAAGTTAGGAGTCGGGCGCTCGAGCCTAGCCTCCGCCTACGCCACGGCGTAGTTTCTTGCCGACAAAACGTCACAAAGACCAAGTCAACAACAAAATTAAACGTTAATATTTCGACTTCAATGCAATGAAGTCAAAATAATATTCCCTCCCAGTCGCAAGACCAAGATATCACACATGTGAATATCAGATTCAGGAGGGAGTCTGTCCTGGATCTACAATGAATGACGAATTGTCTTCGATAGAACAAACTCGATCTCCTGAAAATTTCAATGAATGTTTTGCACGTTTTATGTACGGGCTCGAATCGTCTACAGGAATAACAAAGGAGTCGCCCCCAGATAACTCTGTTGAACGAAATTCGTACCTACCGGTACGTGTAAGTAAGATTTTGCTTGTGATCAAAATAATCGCAGGATCGGGAC contains:
- the LOC129271009 gene encoding histone-binding protein N1/N2-like, which translates into the protein MLGTEEDKPGSSSAAEIEEVEQEDAGPEDVDAEALELMGQGKRNLVVGDPPAAVQCFQEACELLSSKYGETAEECGDAYYQYGCSLLELASMENGVLGNALQGVPDDSADSADSDEEGEGKQSCTGSRVESADQLEAKEREEVIQQVKDALEANIESEESEKEDKEKEGEGEEDEKMEEGGDNKKEEATKEKDKKKEEEGEKKDQEKVVEEKDEKEEKKDEKKEAAKKEKDEKKEEEKKDQEKVVGEKKDDKKDVEMEVEDQDAKKKELKQNKEKKDKEKSDKMETEKKDAEKVDKDDTSMAEKKEDEAKSKTKDDDEDEEAAGPSADGEQKEDGDDISNFQLAWEMLELSRVIISKKEDKESQMKVSQIHLKLGELGLETEQYAQSIVDFNACLEIQKKYLDPESRLIAGTHYNLGLACSFDQKFDESIEHYRKSKQLIEKRLESLEKKVSETEGKGKEKADEKDPIVCDQKEIDELKELLPDIVSKLEDAKEMKLQAVTSDGAGPSSSSGFAAGSSSGFAPSAFAQSSSAQPIQQIAVKKAESVPVTDISHLVRKKRKPEETDAAAAEPKRSRQDENGDKPAVNGSGDSAVVNGNGHMANGDMNGDSKHSPEKPSEIKTKKLVPEGETPAAMETS